CGAAGACGTCATTGATCCCGTACATCGCGAAGTTGTACGGGATCAGGAAGTACAGCACGCCGACGACGAACACCCAGTCGATCTCGCGGGTGACGAGCAGGTAGGCCGCCCCGAAGGGAAAGGCCGTGTTCACCCAGCTGATCGGGCGCGACGAGAGCACGAGCTGCGCACAGTCGCGGCGACGCTGCGCACTGCCGCGCTGGAGCGCTGCCCACAGCGCGGGGAGCAGGAGCGCACCGGCGAGCGGGTAGGAGAAGTCCTCGATCGGGGCGAGTCCGATGCTGAACCCGAGCAGGTGCTCCGACGCGTAGTGGAAGAGCCCCGCGCCGATCATGAGGTTGTCGAAGATCGCGGTGAGCGCGATGAGCACGAGCGCCGTGACCGCAACCGCGAGGAGGTGGCGCCCGCGTACGATCGACCGGTCGCGGCGGAACGCGAGGCCGGTCAGCACGGCCCCGCCGAGCAGGGCGAGCGCGACGCCGGACACGGCCAGCACGGCGTAGGTCATGCGTCACCCCGTCTCGGGTCGCGCCGGTTCGCGTCGCGCCGGATCGCGGCGTCCCCATCTGCGCTCCGCCGGTCGCGCATGGCTCCGAAGATGCGCGCGGACCCCGTGAACACGACCATGGTGCAGAGCACGAGAAAGATCAGGAACACCGGCTCCTCGAGCGGGAGCTCGGGAGCGAGGACGATCCCTGACGCGACCACGCCCTCGCCGCGGAAGAACACCCCGGCGGCGATCCCCGCGAGATCCCACACCAGGAAGAGCGCCGTGCCGACCGCGGTGACGAGCAGCGCGACCGCCGGATCGTGCCAGAAGAACAGCGAGAAGCGACGATCGAGCAGCAGCATGCAGGCGATCCCGCCGAGCAGGAGTCCGAGATAGAGCATCCCCATCACCCCTCCACCTCCGTCATCGATCCGCCGACGCGCTCGCCGCCGCGGCGGGCGTCGGGAGCGGACCCGCACTGTGGTCCCCGCGAATACGCTTCAAGACGATTTCAGCACTGATGAGACACATCGGCACGCCGACACCCGGCGCGGTCGTCGCGCCCGCGTAGTAGAGCCCGTCGATCTTCTTCGACGCGTTCTGGGCGCGGAACATCGCGCTCTGACTCAGAATGTGGGCGGGGCCGAGCATGCCGCCGCGCCACGAGAAGTAGTCGGTCGCAAAATCCGCTGGCCCGAGCGACTCACGCACCACGATGCGTTCGCGCAGATCCGGGATCCCCGCCCAGTCGGCGATCTGGTCGATCGCAGCGTCGACGGCGCGCTCGACGCGATCCGCACCCGTGCCGTCCGGGCCGCCGCTGCCGATCTCCGTATCTGCGGGCACCGGGATGAGGACGAAGAGGTTCTCGTGATCGGCCGGTGCGACGGTCGGGTCCGTCGCGCTGGGCTTGCAGACGTAGATCGACGCCGGGTCGGGGATGCGGGCGTCGTCGCCGAAGATCGCGTCGAAGTTCTCGTGCCAGTCGCGCGTGAACAGCAGGGAATGGTGGGGGAGCGCCTCGAGCGATCCGCGGACGCCCAGCATGGCGATCACGGCCCCGGGGCCGCTCGTGCGGCGACGCCACCAGCGCTCGGGGTAGCTCTGCTGCTCGGGCGGCAGGAGCCGGGTCTCCGTGTGGTGCAGGTCGGCACCGGAGACCACGATATCCGCCGATGCGGTGTGCTCTCGGCCCTCCGCGTCGCGCCACACCACACCCGAGACCTCGCGCCCGCGGCGCCGGGGCAGCGCGGTTCGCCGGGTCGTGTGCCGCGTGCTGCGGGTCTCGATGCGCACGACCTCCGCGTTCGTGACGATGCGGGCCCCGGCGGCCCGCGCGAGCTCCTCCAGTCGCTCGACGATGCTCCAGAATCCGCCCATGGGGTACTGCACGCCGGTGTCGAGATCGAGCGCACTCATGAGGTGGTACATCGCCGGCGCGTCCGCGGGATTCGTGCCGAGGAACACGGCGGGATAGCCGAGCACCTGCCGCAGCACGGGGTCGCTGAACTGCCGGGCCGCGTACTGCTCGAGCGAGGTCGTCAAGAGGCCCGTGAGCTTCGGCAGCCCCGAGAGCACTTCGCCGTGGGCGAGCGAACCGGGCCGCGTGAACGGGTTGTACAGGAAGTATCGCTCGGCGAGCTCGGTGGTGCGGCGCGCCGAGCTGAGGTACTGGCGCAGCCTCGGGGCGCTGCCGGGCTCGACTCGATTGAACGTGTCGGACACCCGGGATCGTCCGAGTGGAATGGTGAGGGGTTCGATCCGCGACCCGTCGGGCGCCGGCTCGCTGAACACCCGGTACCCGGGTCGCAGGTGGACGAGGTCGAGCTGCTCCTCCGTGGTGGTGCCGAGCATCTCGAAGAAGTGGTCGAAGACGCGCGGCATCAGGTACCACGACGGACCGGTGTCGAAGCGGAACCCGTCGCGCTCGATGAGCCCCGCACGACCGCCCACTCGGGCGTTCTTCTCCAGCACGAGCACGTCGTGGCCCTCGCGTGCGAGGAGCGCCGCGGTGGCGAGCCCCGCGATGCCGGCCCCGATAATCACGGTGGTGCGCCCGGTCATCGCCGTCCTTCCCGGAGTGTGGTGACCACCGCTCGGGACGCGAGCTGCAGCTTCACGGCATCGGGCACGCGCACGCGCGTGCGGTAGAGCTCCTCGGCCGGCAGTCGGTCGATCCGTGAGGTGAGGTCCTGGAACAGCGCGAGCGCGCTGCGCACGGCCGCACGGGCATCGACGGGCAGCAGGGGGAGCACCTGGCGCGCGTCGGCGAGCTGCGCGCGTACCGTGCGCACCCAGCGATCGCGGTCGGCGTCGGTGAGCCTGCCGTCGACCCCGAGGTACCCGCGACCGAGACGGTCGGTGTCGTCGGCGAGGTCCCGCAGGAAGTTGATGTTCTGAAAGGCCGCCCCGAGCTGCTTCGCGCCGGCTTCGAGGCGTGCGCGATCCGCGTCCGTGACCTCGCTGTCGCGCATGAACACGCGCAGGCACATCAGCCCGACCACCTCGGCCGAGCCGTACACGTAGCTGGCGTGGGAATCCTCGGTGTGCACCGCGAGGGCGTCCGGCGTCTCCTGCACATCGGTGCCCATCGAATCGAAGAACGGACCGGTGAGCGACTCGTCGATCCCCGCCTCGCGGGCCGTTCGCGCGAAGGCGTGGATGACGAGGTCGGTGCTGAAGCCGGTGCGCATCGCGAGATGCGTGTCCTCCGCATAGCGCTCGAGCGCAGCCCGCTGCTCCGCACGGCTCAGACCCGCTTCACTCGCCACGCCGTCGACGATCTCGTCGGCGACGCGCACCAGCGCGTAGATGTTGCGCACGTGGGATCGGTGCCGCTTGCCGAGCAGCGACGTGGCGAGACCGAACGACGTCGAATACGCCCCGATGACCTGACCCGCGACCAGCTCGGAGGTGCGGGTGAACCGAGCCAGGGGTGATCCCGCATCACCGACGGAGCCGCGGATCATGAGCGACGCCCATCGATTCGCGCGGCGAGATCCAGCAACATGGCACGCACCCGAGCGGGAATGGCCCCGCCCCGTTCCTCGTCGGCGACGAGCTCGGTCAGTGCCGCCAGCTGGTCGTCGATGAGCGCTCGCACGTGATCCTCGGCCCCGCAGTCGGTGAGCAGCCGTCGCACGCGCACCGCATCCTCGGGCTGCAGCTGCGGATCGCCGAAGTGGCGTGCGATGACCGGCCACGCGCTCGTCCGCTGCGCGAAGCAGATGACCGCGGTGTGCTTGCCCTCGCGGAGGTCCGAGTACGGATCCTTGCCGTGCTCGTCGGCGTCGCCGAACACGGAGAGCAGGTCGTCCTGCAGCTGGTACGCGAGCCCGAGGTGCGCCCCGGCGATGCTGAGCGCGTGCTCGAGCTCCGGGGATCCACCCGCGAGGATCGCCGCCGCGCGCAGGGGAAGCTCGAAGGTGTAGCTCGCGGTCTTCTGCTTCGTCATGACCAGCACCGCATCAAGGTCCGGCGCCACCATGCCGTCGCTGAGCCCCACGTCGGAGAATTCTCCGGCGGTCGTCTCCAGGATCGTGTGCTCGAGCAGATCGAGCAACCGTTCGCGCGTGGCTTCCGGGGCCCGGACGCGCGCAACGATCTGGTGCGCGGACGAGAGGAGGAGGTCGCCCGCGAGGATCGCCCCCGTTTCGGCCCAGTGCCGAGCGGCACTGCCGCGGCCCGCCGCGGTGGCCGATTCGACGAGTTCGCCGACGAGATTGAGCTCGCCCCGGCGCCGCAGATCCTGGTCGATGACGTCGTCGTGGAGGAGGAAGGCGAAGTGCAGGGCCTCGACGGCCGTGGCGAGGCGCAGCGCCTCCCGGCGGTCCCCGTCGGGTCTCAGCGCGTCGTACGTCTCGAGCAGCAGGATCGGCCGCAGGAGCTTGCCGCCTCGGACGTGCTGCGCCGTGTGCGACCACAGCCGCAGGAACTCCGTGCCGTAGGTCTGCGCCTGGCGACTCGTGCGCGCGAGCAGCGCGTCGATCTCCCCCTCGACCTCGAGTCGCAGTCGGACCCGGTCGGATTCGGTGCGCACCGCGGTACTCATCGGGTGTCGACTCCCGCTCGGGTGTCGACTCCCGCTCGGCCGTCCGATGTCACGACGGAGTGCGCGGCCCCGGCGACCCCCGGGAGCGCGAGCTGCATCGCCAGCCACGGGCTGAACGCGAACGGCGCCTGGCGGACCGTTGCCACCAGCGCGTCCATCCCTATCCACGCCCACTCCGCCACCTCGTCCGGGTTCGGTCGCAGTGCACTCGCGATCGTCGCCGTGTAGACGGGGCAGATCTCGTTCTCGACGATCCCGCTCGCGTCGACGGCGCGGTAGCGGAAGTCGGGGGCCGCGAGCCGGATCTCCGCGACCGTGGCCCCGAGCTCGTACGCGGCGCGGCGCATCACGGCGTCTTCGTGGAGCTCGCCGGGTGCGGGGTGCCCGCAGAAGCTGTTCGTCCACACCCCTGGCCACGTCGTCTTCGAGAGCGCCCGGCGCGTCATCAGCACCTCACCGGCCTCGTTGAGGAGGTAGCAGGAGAACGCCTGGTGCAGCGGCGTGCGGTCCGTGTGCACCTCGGACTTCTCGGCGGTGCCGATGGGTCGAGCGGACTCGTCCAGCAGGATCACGAGTTCACGGTCGATCTCTTCGAGTGTCTGGCGTTGCCCCATCGCGTGCTCTCGCATGTTGTTAGTCTAATGTAGTAACTAGCTTATCTACGAAAAGTGACCGGTGTTGTTCGAGGAGCGGGGTGGATCCAGCCATGACCGAAGCGCCCGAGCGCTCCTCGCTGTCCTCGTCGCTCTACAGCCTCGACGTGAACGATCCCATGTCGGAACTCATCGACCGCTCCGACGTGGATCCGGACGTGGTCGCGCACATCAGTCACCTGATGGCCGCCCTGGGGCGCCTGCGTGACGCCGAGCAGCAGATCTCCGAGGCGTCGCAGCGCTACATGCAGCTCGGGCGCACGGACATGCGAGCGCTGCACTTCCTGATCATCGCCTCGCACAGCGCGACGGTGACCACTCCGAGCGCGATCGCCGCGCACCTCGGGATCTCGAGCGCGTCGACCACGAAGCTGCTCGATCGCCTCGAAACGGGTGGGCACATTCGTCGCTCACCGCACCCGACGGACCGTCGCGCATTGGCGATCACGGTCACGGAGTCGTCGCGAGAGGCCGCGATGCAGACCGTCGGACGGCTCCAGGCGCAGCGCTACCACGCGGCCGCGCGGCTGACCCCCGAGGAGCGCGACGTGGTGATCCGCTTCCTGACCGAGATGACCGACGAGATCACCCTGCGGGACGAGATGTGGGCCGCGGTCGACCACGGCCGGAGCGCGGGGGCTCGGTAGCGCGGTCGCCGTGGATGCGGGATCGCATCCTGGAGTGAACGCAAGTGACCCGTGTGACGCGACATTCGGTGCTGTTGCGTTCACTCGACCATGTCATCGCGTCGCGTCGAGTGCGGGATCAGGCGGTGACGCTGGAGCGCCCTCGGACCCGGCCGGCGAGGAGTGAGAACACGATGACGGCCACGGAGGTGTAGACCGCGAAGCAGAGGAGCTCCGCGTCGGGTGCGAACGCGAGATCGACCCCGGGAGCGCTCCCGAGCACGATCCGGTTGATGGTGAGCCAGGTGAGGTGAGCGCCGATGCAGGTCCACACCGTCGCGGCGAGGGTCGCGTCCCGCGCGAAGGTGAGCAGCAAACCGAAGGCGGCGAGCATCGTGTAGTAGACGACGGGATCCTGGCCGCCCGGTGCGAGGGTGAACGCCTCCCCGCCCGAGATGAGGCCGAGCGCCCAGCCTGCGGCCAGGGCGATCGGGGGTACGAGGAGGAACGCGGCGATGCCGAGGGCCGTTGCCGCGGCGCGGGGGAAGGCCGTGCGCAGGGACGAGAGCGCGTAGCCGCGGATGGCGATCTCCTCGGGGATCGCCTCGAGCAGCAGCGCCACGAGCGTGTTCGTGACGAGGAACGAGACCACGGCGAGTCCGTCGACCCCTGTCCACTCCGCCCAGCCGAGCAGGGTGAGCGTCGCGATCACCAGGGCACCGCTCGCGCCCACGACCCCCACACCGAGCAGGAACCCGCCCGCGTCACTCCGTGGGCCGGTGAGCCCGATGCCGGTGAGGGGCGCGCGGTCGACGCCGCGGCGGAGCAGCACGATCGCGGCGACCACGGCGACGCACCCGGCGCCCGCGACGGCCACTCGAGCGCCGAGGGGCTGGTCCGGGGTCGCGGACATCCCGACCAGTCCGCCGAGCCAGGTCGCGAGCGCGAGTGCGAGGCCCATGATCGCGGCCGCGGCCAGCGCGCGGAGCAGAGCCGCGCGGCGGGGGTGGTGAATCGGCATGCTCCATCCAATCACGCCGAGTCGTGCGCCCATGGCGCAGGTCTGCGGCTGGAATCGGTACGCACCCGCACCACGACAGGGTGCATGCTCGGCAGGCCGCCCCGCATAGTGGGCCGCGGCGGTGCGGGGCAAGCCCCTGGCAATTCGGGGCGTGAGAGCGGACACTGGATACATCACGGCGTCGCATCGTTGCGACGTCCTCCTCACGACCACGGGAGCCCCCGCCATGCCGATGCCACCCGATCGCAGTTCCGAGGAGCGCGGCGCGGTGAGTATCCGATCGATCGGCACGGCCGTGCCGCCGACCGTTCTGGAGCAGCCACGTGTTGCGGAGCTGTTCTCCCAGCAGCCGGGCACCTCCCGGCTCGCCCAGCGGCTCATCGCCTCGGCGTTCGGTGCCTCCGCCATCGATCGCCGGCACACCGTGATCCCTGAGCTGGACGGTGAGGCACGCCCCGATCCCGTCTTCGTCGATGTGGCGGCGGGCTCGATCCTCTCGCCCTCGACCGGGACGCGGAACGAAGTGTACGTCCGCGAGGTGCGCCCGCTGCTCCGGGAGGCCGCCGAGGCGGCGATCGCCGCCGCCTCGGGTCTCGAGCGCGGCGACATCACCCACGTCATCACGGTCTCCTGCACCGGATTCATGGCTCCGGGACCCGAGTACCTGCTGGTGCGAGATCTCGGGCTGGCGCCCTCGACGCGACGGCTCCACGTCGGATTCATGGGGTGCTACGGGGCCTTCCCGGCGCTGCGAGCCGCCGTCTCGACCTGCGTCGCGGAGCCCGACGCGGTGGTCCTGATCGTCTGCGTCGAGCTCTGCAGCCTGCATCTGCGGACCTCGGAGGATCCCGACACCATCGTCGCGTCGTCCGTGTTCGCCGACGGGGCGGCGGCCGCGATCGTATCGGCGCGGCCGGCGCCGGCGGGGGAGACGGTGCTCGACGTCGACCGCCTGGACACCACCCTGACCGCGACCGGCGAGGCGGAGATGGCCTGGACGATCGGCGACCTGGGATTCGAGATGGTGCTCTCGAACGCCGTGCCCCGGATCCTCGAGGAGCAGATCGACGAGGCGCTCCGGCCGCTGCTGGAAGCCGGATCGAGCTCGCCACCCGAGGAGGGCTGGGCCGCGATCCGGCACTGGGCGATCCACCCCGGGGGCCGCGCGATCCTGGATCGGGTGCAGCGCGCGCTCGACCTGACCGACCGGCAGCTCGCTCCTTCCCGCGAGATCTTGCGGTCGTACGGCAACATGTCGAGCGCCACCGTGCTGTTCATCCTCCAGCGCATCCTGACGGGGTCGGAGAACGATCCCGAGCCGGAGCTCGATCCAGCGCCCGACGCGTCGGACCGGGTGCTCGCCGTGGCATTCGGCCCCGGGCTGACGGTCGAATCGGGCCTCTTCACCCGACGGGTGGTCTCGTGAGCAGCTCGAGCTGGAGCACTCGCGACGTGCGCGTCCGCGAGCTGATGGACGAGCCCGACTGCGATCCCGAGCTCCTCGCGCGCACGTACCAGCGCTTCACCACGGTGAACCGCCTCGTGTCGGGGTGGCGCAGGATCTACCGGACGAGGATCCGACCCCGACTCGCGCCGGATCGGCCGTCCACACTCCTCGATATCGGGTTCGGCGGGGGCGACATTCCCCGTGCGCTCGCCGCCTGGGCGGTCCGCGACGGCCTGCAGTTGCACGTCACTGCGATCGACCCGGACGAGCGCGCGCTCGCGTTCGCCCGCTCGCGCCCGGCGCCCGGGGTCCGCTTCGAGCGCGCGTCCAGCGCCGACATCGTCGCCCGCGGCGATCGGTTCGATGTCGTGACGTCGAACCATCTCCTCCACCACCTCGGCGACGACGAGCTGCGCGGGGTGCTCGACGACAGCACCGCGGTGTGCGACGGGATCGCGATCCACAACGACCTGTCGAGGAACCGGCTCGGGTACATGCTGTACGCCGTCGCGGCGCTCCCGATCGCCGGGGACTCGTTCGTCCGCGTCGACGGGCTGCGCTCCATCCGGCGCAGCTACCGCGCGCCCGAGCTGCAGCGGGCCGTGCCCCCGGGGTGGCGGGTGTCGCGGATGTTCCCGCAGCGGGTGCTCGCGACCTTCGAGGCGGGCTCGCCGTGAGCCGCCGCCTGACCCGGGGGCTCGTCACCGCGGCCGCCGCGTGCTACACCGCGAATGTGCTCTTCGGGTCCGCGGTCGCGACGGGGCTGATCGACAACCGGCGCATCCGATGGGTGCACCACGCCCTGTACATCGCGACGTGCACCGCGTCGGGATCCGCGATCGTCGCTGGAGCCGTGCAGCGCGAGCGCGCGGCAGTGCTCCTGGCCCCGGCGGTGCTCCCGCTCGCCGCGCTGCCGCGGGGCGGCGGCGGTCGACGGCACATCGCGCTCGCCGCAAGCGCGGCAGGCCCATTCGTCATCGCGCTCGTGCGGGTGTGGAGGAGGAACTGATGGAGTTTTTGGATGCGGTGCGACGCCGCAAGACGACGAACG
Above is a genomic segment from Leucobacter rhizosphaerae containing:
- a CDS encoding type III polyketide synthase — protein: MPPDRSSEERGAVSIRSIGTAVPPTVLEQPRVAELFSQQPGTSRLAQRLIASAFGASAIDRRHTVIPELDGEARPDPVFVDVAAGSILSPSTGTRNEVYVREVRPLLREAAEAAIAAASGLERGDITHVITVSCTGFMAPGPEYLLVRDLGLAPSTRRLHVGFMGCYGAFPALRAAVSTCVAEPDAVVLIVCVELCSLHLRTSEDPDTIVASSVFADGAAAAIVSARPAPAGETVLDVDRLDTTLTATGEAEMAWTIGDLGFEMVLSNAVPRILEEQIDEALRPLLEAGSSSPPEEGWAAIRHWAIHPGGRAILDRVQRALDLTDRQLAPSREILRSYGNMSSATVLFILQRILTGSENDPEPELDPAPDASDRVLAVAFGPGLTVESGLFTRRVVS
- a CDS encoding class I SAM-dependent methyltransferase, translating into MSSSSWSTRDVRVRELMDEPDCDPELLARTYQRFTTVNRLVSGWRRIYRTRIRPRLAPDRPSTLLDIGFGGGDIPRALAAWAVRDGLQLHVTAIDPDERALAFARSRPAPGVRFERASSADIVARGDRFDVVTSNHLLHHLGDDELRGVLDDSTAVCDGIAIHNDLSRNRLGYMLYAVAALPIAGDSFVRVDGLRSIRRSYRAPELQRAVPPGWRVSRMFPQRVLATFEAGSP
- a CDS encoding polyprenyl synthetase family protein, which gives rise to MSTAVRTESDRVRLRLEVEGEIDALLARTSRQAQTYGTEFLRLWSHTAQHVRGGKLLRPILLLETYDALRPDGDRREALRLATAVEALHFAFLLHDDVIDQDLRRRGELNLVGELVESATAAGRGSAARHWAETGAILAGDLLLSSAHQIVARVRAPEATRERLLDLLEHTILETTAGEFSDVGLSDGMVAPDLDAVLVMTKQKTASYTFELPLRAAAILAGGSPELEHALSIAGAHLGLAYQLQDDLLSVFGDADEHGKDPYSDLREGKHTAVICFAQRTSAWPVIARHFGDPQLQPEDAVRVRRLLTDCGAEDHVRALIDDQLAALTELVADEERGGAIPARVRAMLLDLAARIDGRRS
- the idi gene encoding isopentenyl-diphosphate Delta-isomerase, which gives rise to MREHAMGQRQTLEEIDRELVILLDESARPIGTAEKSEVHTDRTPLHQAFSCYLLNEAGEVLMTRRALSKTTWPGVWTNSFCGHPAPGELHEDAVMRRAAYELGATVAEIRLAAPDFRYRAVDASGIVENEICPVYTATIASALRPNPDEVAEWAWIGMDALVATVRQAPFAFSPWLAMQLALPGVAGAAHSVVTSDGRAGVDTRAGVDTR
- a CDS encoding lycopene cyclase domain-containing protein: MGMLYLGLLLGGIACMLLLDRRFSLFFWHDPAVALLVTAVGTALFLVWDLAGIAAGVFFRGEGVVASGIVLAPELPLEEPVFLIFLVLCTMVVFTGSARIFGAMRDRRSADGDAAIRRDANRRDPRRGDA
- the crtI gene encoding phytoene desaturase family protein, whose product is MTGRTTVIIGAGIAGLATAALLAREGHDVLVLEKNARVGGRAGLIERDGFRFDTGPSWYLMPRVFDHFFEMLGTTTEEQLDLVHLRPGYRVFSEPAPDGSRIEPLTIPLGRSRVSDTFNRVEPGSAPRLRQYLSSARRTTELAERYFLYNPFTRPGSLAHGEVLSGLPKLTGLLTTSLEQYAARQFSDPVLRQVLGYPAVFLGTNPADAPAMYHLMSALDLDTGVQYPMGGFWSIVERLEELARAAGARIVTNAEVVRIETRSTRHTTRRTALPRRRGREVSGVVWRDAEGREHTASADIVVSGADLHHTETRLLPPEQQSYPERWWRRRTSGPGAVIAMLGVRGSLEALPHHSLLFTRDWHENFDAIFGDDARIPDPASIYVCKPSATDPTVAPADHENLFVLIPVPADTEIGSGGPDGTGADRVERAVDAAIDQIADWAGIPDLRERIVVRESLGPADFATDYFSWRGGMLGPAHILSQSAMFRAQNASKKIDGLYYAGATTAPGVGVPMCLISAEIVLKRIRGDHSAGPLPTPAAAASASADR
- a CDS encoding MarR family winged helix-turn-helix transcriptional regulator; the encoded protein is MTEAPERSSLSSSLYSLDVNDPMSELIDRSDVDPDVVAHISHLMAALGRLRDAEQQISEASQRYMQLGRTDMRALHFLIIASHSATVTTPSAIAAHLGISSASTTKLLDRLETGGHIRRSPHPTDRRALAITVTESSREAAMQTVGRLQAQRYHAAARLTPEERDVVIRFLTEMTDEITLRDEMWAAVDHGRSAGAR
- a CDS encoding CPBP family glutamic-type intramembrane protease — translated: MPIHHPRRAALLRALAAAAIMGLALALATWLGGLVGMSATPDQPLGARVAVAGAGCVAVVAAIVLLRRGVDRAPLTGIGLTGPRSDAGGFLLGVGVVGASGALVIATLTLLGWAEWTGVDGLAVVSFLVTNTLVALLLEAIPEEIAIRGYALSSLRTAFPRAAATALGIAAFLLVPPIALAAGWALGLISGGEAFTLAPGGQDPVVYYTMLAAFGLLLTFARDATLAATVWTCIGAHLTWLTINRIVLGSAPGVDLAFAPDAELLCFAVYTSVAVIVFSLLAGRVRGRSSVTA
- a CDS encoding phytoene/squalene synthase family protein — its product is MIRGSVGDAGSPLARFTRTSELVAGQVIGAYSTSFGLATSLLGKRHRSHVRNIYALVRVADEIVDGVASEAGLSRAEQRAALERYAEDTHLAMRTGFSTDLVIHAFARTAREAGIDESLTGPFFDSMGTDVQETPDALAVHTEDSHASYVYGSAEVVGLMCLRVFMRDSEVTDADRARLEAGAKQLGAAFQNINFLRDLADDTDRLGRGYLGVDGRLTDADRDRWVRTVRAQLADARQVLPLLPVDARAAVRSALALFQDLTSRIDRLPAEELYRTRVRVPDAVKLQLASRAVVTTLREGRR